Below is a genomic region from Brassica oleracea var. oleracea cultivar TO1000 chromosome C9, BOL, whole genome shotgun sequence.
TTGTAGAAACAGCTAAAATGATACTAAATTCAGGAAAATGTAAAACTTTGTGTGGTTTTGAAAACATCATAAGACCTTACTAAAACATCATACCTCAACTTACCAAAAAAGAACTTGGTAAAGCAATTCCAATATCATTGCAAAGACGCTTTCAATATTAATATGTACACACTTCTGAAGATAGATATCTCGAATGAAAACAACAACATTGATATCTCACTATATTCTCTATATTATTATATAAACAACGGCAATGATCTAAAAGTTAAAATAATCAAGTAATGACCTTGCTTGATCTTGAGAATCTTGGTGACCATGGATTACACAACTTAGAGGCTTTTGAAGAGAGCTTCTTCTTCTGGTATTGTTTCGTTGATTCTTTCCCCAATTCTTTGCTGCTTTCAACTTCTCCAAATGCTTCCATGGCTGATTTCAAATCTATATAATTTTAAAATAACATAATTATATTATTTTTTCTGAAAAAATCATTATAGTTTATGGTAAACAAGAAAAATAAAACTTGCCTGTAAACGGCCACGATGAATTTGGCTCAAAAACGTTGTTGCTCGTCTTGAATTCACGTAGCTGTAAGAAAAATAATAAACCGGTTCAGACTAAACCAACATCGATTAACGTTGTAATTGCTAAAATAAAATGTCTCACCCAACTCGGTGCACTACTCGATGAACTATCCCAACCGATATGTGACACGTGTCGAACATCTGTAGGATAACCTATATCCATCTCCTCATCCTTCTCATCTACAAAAAGAATTTCTCATTAATTCATTTTGTTAATCATTTAAATATTTATATGGCCATTTAGTAAAGCTAAACTAGAAGAACCCATTGATGTCAGAGAAGAGAAACACTTGAAGTTCTTCTGATAAACACAAGTAATCATTTATAGTCGATTATTATAATAAAAATTAACCGATTATAAACACATGTAATGAGTTTTTTTTTTTTTTTGAAAAACACATGTAATGAGTTCATAATCATATATTTTATATGAATTGGCCAAAGGAAAATTATAAACACATGTATTTATAATCGATTTACCCGAAATGTCGGAGAAACACTTGAAGCTCTTCTGATAAATCCCTTTGAATCTTGTTGACATGCTCGAATCCGAGACACTTGGACGATAATGTCAAAATGAACAAAAAAGGTTTGGTTTACGAAAGGAATGAGGAAAGGAAAAAGACCAGAAATGATTGAAGATGAAGAAGAAAAGGAACAAAATGCTCTTTTTGTTCAAGATTGGAATGATATGTAAGAGTAAGCCAAATAAAATATAGGGGGAGACATGAAAGAGTAGTGGCACATTAGATAACAACAAACTATATTCTTTTCAATTATTAGGAAATATAAAAATAGTTTATTTTTCAAAGGGAAACAATGTTTTATTTCAAGAATGTTGTCTAAAGTAAACTAGTTGAAGGTTTAGGTGATCAGTTACCCATTCCACGAGTTTTAGTTCAACTACTAGACCCATAAACTCGAATCTTCGCCGTTCGAGGAAATCAGCAAAGCCGCTGAAAACTTATGTATATGTTTTTTTTTTTAAAACTGGTTCAACTACATAATTTGCTGCTTTGGTAGGAAATAGTTTTTTTTTATCAACTAAGACAATATAAATGTTCAAAAAATCATTTAAAACTAAACCAATATATACACAAATGCAATCAAAGATTTGTTCTAGCAACTTGAAAAGTATGTGATGAATGATATACTCTCTCAAGTCTCAAGTCCACAAATCTTCATTGACGTATGTTCTTTTTGCTGAATAAACAAATGACTTCCCTTTTCAATCGATACTAGATTTGGATCTCCGCAACCGCGCGGGTTTTGTTTTCGATCATTTTCTTTGCAAAAGTTATAATCTTGATCGTAAAATGGCTAATAATCTAACATAATTGTAAATAGTTTTTACATTTTATATTACAAATTCCTGTTCATATATATGTAAGGTTAATTTCAAACAATGATGTTAGGATTTTAATCCCTCTTAACTGCTTAGATAGATGAAACAATGATATAAGGTTAATTCTACAAATGATCATGTTTTAATGAGATAGATGCAAAGCTGTCATTTATCATTATATTAAGTATAAAGTGTATAACTAATCAACAACGATTAATATATTATACAAAGAGTAAACACAAATAAATATTGCTGTCGAATCAAATGATTAGCCTCAAGCATTTTTTTATAGATTTGTAAATTTACACATTTTGAGATATTTGAGTTGTGGCCTTCACGTTTTTAAGTTCCTATATTTATGTATACAAATGTAATGCAATCGTCATTGTCTTAAATTGTAGATTTGTGATAACAGACAATGTGACTTGGTGAGACAGCTGTGTTGGTTTTGTTTATATATGTTGAAAATTGTGCTTAGTCACTTTCAAGACACCTCTTGCCTTTGGGTTAAATCTTCTATCCCGTCAGAAAAATGTAACTGATTGTAGTAGTTATGTGTGGCATTTTTTTCGTAAAGAGTAGAAATCAACTTCTTAGGAATGATCATAATCTTTTTTAGTAATTGTTATATTGCCACTGTATTTCATTTTTGGTTTTCAGTTCAAGTTCGTTTTAATTAAGTAGATAAAAATATTTTATTGGTTTGATTCGGCAATCAATTAGGGTTTCCTAATTTCTTTTGAAAAATATAATCCAACCCTGCCAGTCTTAACTAATTTCCAGACCGAACTAATCAAAGTCAAACTAACTAAAACTTTAACGAAAACTTTGAAAAAAAAATTGAGCTAGCCAAAAAAAGAATTTAACCGAAACCAAAATTAAACTGAAACCAAAAACTTCGGTTAATTTTAGTAAAATTTTCATTAATTGAAATCTATAATATAATGAGGCGACAGGTCAGCGTTTTGTGGGTCTCCTCTCCTGTTTTTTCTCAACTTGCGTGCCGTTTTTTTGTTACCTCGCGTGAGGTTTTCTTCCTGCCTGAAGTTTCGTGTTTCGCATGGGCTTTAGGTTTTCATTTCGGCCCGTTTGTTGTTCTACTCGAGATCTTTGGTCTGCGGACTGTTCCCATTCCGGAGAGTCAGATATCGAAATCAAACGATGCTGCTTCGGCTTCTGCTTCTCCATTTATACGCTGCTGGCGACACTCAACAAGAATCAAAAACCACAAATACCACCATAGCACTGGGCTTTGTTTGATCCAAAAATGGTGTTTATGCCGGTGATGTTTGTTGAATCAATACAATAAAAGAATCTAAAGATAAAAATTAGATTCTTGAGGCTTAGGAAAAATCTTTAGATGAAATCAAATGGAAAAAAGAATATAAAAGAGATTTCATTGAGGTTCATCACCAAGATGATTACAAGGGTAAAGTGAACCTTAGAATACAAAATCTCTATGAAAATATGTTCTTAAAGTATAAGAAGAGGAGAAGATCCTTTCTCATAAGGAGATAGTTCTTTATTTATAGAAAGATGAAACCTAGGGCTTCCTAGCAATATGGGCTTAGTTCAATGTATACTGGGCCTTGAGAAGGATGTAAATCCATCCCCCAACAGTAAGTCCCCCCAAGCCTTGGTCCAAACCCTACATCAAAGAGGTATAGTTTAAGTACTTTCCATATTAAGTATTTGGAAAGATTCTCTTACGAATATGGTTTATTAGACAATTAACTAGACACATTCATGCCTATGACGATTTAGGCGAGTTTACTTTGAACTTGTGCCTAGTAAAAAGCGAGTTTGCTTTAAACTCATGCTTAGCGAAAGACGAGTTTACTTGACTCATGCTAAGACAGAGGCGAGTTTACTGAGAATTCGTGCCTAGTAGAAGGAGAGCTTCTGTAAACTCATGCCTAGCCAAAGATGAGTTTTTGTAAACTCGTGTCTAACAATAAGCGAGTCGACCGCAAACTCGTGCCTAATAAAAGGCAAGTTCAATTTAAACTCGTGCCTAAAATACAAGTTTACCAAACTGTTACCGACCTGAAGTCTCGTGTTGAGATCGTGTGTGCCGAGCAAGTTGTTGGCGTGTATTTTCGTCAGGCTGTGATGATGTTGAGAAACATTCTGGCTTGTACCGCTTCCGGGAAGCTCGTAGCTGAGGGCCGTCCTTCGAAGCATGAGGACATGATGGTGGCAGCCGCTTGTCTGTGGCTCAACGATCGCTGGCTCGCAAAAAGCATGATTATGATTAGATCAATATAAACCAAATGACATAACCAACTTTGGCATAAGCAATAAGCAGGCTGTAGAACTCATTATTACTTAATGCTAGTGAGTTGCACATGATGACATGATAATTGTTAATTATTAATATCAGAGGCTACCAGCAATAAGGCAATAACATGAGATGAGTGAAAATGTCTTTAGAGTTGTTTAATAGTTTAAACCAAGGCCATAATGTATGTTGTGACACACGTGTAATTTAAAAGTTATTAAATCATGTGATGATAAAAGAACTTATCTTTGTCGGAGAGACAAGCGTCCAACAGAAAGCTCGTGCCTTTGATGGCTAGAGATGACTGCCGCTGAATCTTGGTACGCAAGCTACGGCTTGATTTGAATCTCGTACTGTAAAAGCAAAGATCAGAGCTGTATTTGGGCTTCTTGGGACACATCGATCTGGTCGTAAGGAAGAGACAGAGCTTGCAGTGGTGGTCTCGTCGCAAGGAAGAGATAGGGCTCGCTACTACGGACTGGTGCTGATGTTCGCAAACATTTAAGCTACTCTTAGAGAACACAAATGAGCTTGAACTTGTCAAGTGGCTGACGAGATGGTCTTCTTCGACGAAGAGCTTGTGCTGGTTACGGCAAGCTTGTTTCGAGCGCCTGCTTGATGAAGAACCAAGATGTTGACGAAGAAACAAGATGTTGATGACGAGATGTTGATCTCGTACCAAGCCATGCTATTGTAGTTGCAGGCCATGAACGCTTTTGCCGAGATCATGTGATCTCTACGCTGCCATGGAGCTCGTTGCCAAGCTAGGAGCGTGATGAAGACATGATGACACTTCGTTGTTACGCCGATGGTCTTCTTCGACGAAGAGCTTGTGCCGGTTACGGCAAGCTTGTCTCGAGCGCCTGCTTGATGAAGAACCAAGATGTTGACGAAGAAG
It encodes:
- the LOC106316698 gene encoding CRIB domain-containing protein RIC9-like, yielding MSTRFKGIYQKSFKCFSDISDEKDEEMDIGYPTDVRHVSHIGWDSSSSSAPSWLREFKTSNNVFEPNSSWPFTDLKSAMEAFGEVESSKELGKESTKQYQKKKLSSKASKLCNPWSPRFSRSSKVIT